Proteins from a genomic interval of Gadus morhua chromosome 19, gadMor3.0, whole genome shotgun sequence:
- the creb3l2 gene encoding cyclic AMP-responsive element-binding protein 3-like protein 2 encodes MEIMDSGESFLHWDRNLSEISENGDHDNGLYGTHFSEFLDDLTHDALLGQLLSDPFLSGVRDGMEVLESGQGGVMCGRGCGGGGDDDDDDLSPCSPQPPHVVAEHSYSLCGDSRPQSPLSHLTGEQEGEEGEVEGGDSGDWPMEQEEDIQSLLAEAPSFLPALTLALAESHAAAQGPAAAPLSEPPSPAAASPHQNHHKGKTIKIKEESVIPQIKLEPHEVDQFLNLSPKGLEALHMPPTPPSSHGSDSEGSQSPVHAPPGLSCPPSPGSPGGSPAPSPGPSETPTKASTRAPSSLSNSPLLTAPHKLQGSGPLMLTEEERRTLVAEGYPVPNKLPLTKAEEKALKKIRRKIKNKISAQESRRKKKEYMDALEKKVENCSNENHELRRKVDNLECTNKSLLQQLQALQAAVVSRVPRSCRVAGTQTSSCLMVVVLCFAVFLGNFYPSILSPSSSITESSQPGQQLALKESYTATVKSRSLLSTFEDEQPHLLGLGGEYPDQWEDTPAVVMAAWRRSEQNKMGGPASNVAESHTPLRSNNNDTQSTENLRMDLQRSLEPWLNESSSGKKVLALDRTVNETS; translated from the exons ATGGAAATCATGGACAGTGGCGAATCGTTTCTACACTGGGATCGGAATCTGAGTGAGATCTCGGAGAACGGGGACCACGACAACGGTCTTTACGGCACC CACTTCTCCGAGTTCCTGGACGACCTTACCCACGATGCCTTGCTGGGCCAGCTCCTCAGTGACCCCTTCCTGTCGGGGGTCCGGGACGGGATGGAGGTCCTGGAGTCTGGccaggggggggtgatgtgcggccggggctgcggcggcggcggcgacgacgacgacgacgacctgtctccctgctccccccagcccccccacgtCGTGGCGGAGCACAGCTACTCGCTGTGCGGGGACAGCCGGCCCCAGTCCCCCCTGTCCCACCTCACcggagagcaggagggggaggaag gggaggtggagggaggtgacTCCGGGGACTGGCccatggagcaggaggaggacatcCAGAGCCTCCTCGCCGAGGCCCCCAGCTTCCTGCCCGCCCTGACCCTGGCTCTGGCCGAGAGCCACGCCGCCGCCCAGGGCCCCGCCGCGGCCCCTCTGTCGGAGCCGCCGTCTCCCGCCGCGGCTAGCCCCCACCAGAACCACCACAAGGGCAAGACCATCAAG ATTAAGGAGGAGAGTGTGATTCCCCAGATCAAATTGGAGCCCCACGAGGTGGACCAGTTCCTGAACCTCTCTCCCAAAG GCCTGGAGGCTCTCCACATGCCCCCTACTCCCCCCAGCTCCCACGGCAGCGACTCAGAGGGGAGCCAGAGCCCCGTGCACGCCCCGCCCGGCctctcctgccccccctcccccggcagCCCGGGGGGCTCCCCCGCGCCCTCCCCAGGGCCCTCCGAGACCCCCACGAAGGCATCCACCcgggccccctcctccctctccaactcCCCCCTGCTCACCGCCCCCCAC aAGCTGCAGGGGTCTGGACCTCTGAtgctgacggaggaggagagacgcaCTCTGGTTGCCGAGGGTTACCCGGTACCCAACAAGCTGCCCCTGACCAAGGCCGAGGAGAAGGCCCTGAAGAAGATACGCAGGAAGATCAAAAACAAG ATCTCTGCGCAGGAGAGCCGCAGAAAGAAAAAGGAGTACATGGATGCGCTGGAGAAAAA GGTGGAGAACTGCTCCAATGAAAACCATGAGCTGCGCAGGAAGGTCGATAACCTGGAGTGCACCAACAA GTCTCTGCTCCAGCAGCTGCAGGCTCTGCAGGCGGCCGTGGTCAGCAGGGTTCCCAGGTCCTGCAGAGTCGCTGGCACCCAGACGTCCTCATgcctaatg gtggtggtgttgtgttttgCGGTGTTCCTCGGTAACTTCTACCCCAGcatcctgtctccttcctccagcATTACGGAGAGCAGTCAACCCGGCCAGCAACTGGCACTCAAAGAGTCCTACACagccacag TTAAATCAAGGAGTCTGCTGTCCACCTTTGAGGACGAGCAGCCACACCTCCTAGGCCTGGGCGGGGAGTATCCCGACCAATGGGAGGACACTCCGGCCGTCGTCATGGCAGCGTGGCGCCGCTCCGAGCAGAATAAAATGGGGGGCCCTGCCTCCAACGTGGCAGAGAGCCACACCCCTCTCCGAAGTAATAACAACGATACGCAATCGACGGAAAACCTCCGGATGGACCTGCAAAG gTCTCTGGAACCATGGCTTAACGAGAGCAGCAGCGGTAAAAAGGTGCTAGCGCTCGATCGAACGGTCAACGAAACATCCTGA